A region of the Cottoperca gobio chromosome 22, fCotGob3.1, whole genome shotgun sequence genome:
AAAtggacactttctttttttccaaggAGCTTTCACATGTATCTGTTGTCTAAAGTGGCTGGTTGGTCACTTGCACAGACAGTTGAAAGGTAAGCGTGTTTGAGATACCTGAACACAACAATTATTTTTCCTGAAAGCGACGCAAGAACATTTGTTATAAAGCATAGCCTAATGTTCCCTTTAGTGTCCACAGAACTATGAATCAATGCAGTACTGAACAACTTATTCAACAGCAGCTCCCACCTGCCCACACACCAGCTATAAAAATAGCTAACCTACTCAGCTAGACTCCAGGATGAGGGGGCAAATCCCTCAGTATTCCTCTGGAAGGGTAGATTTGTGACACTGTGTCCAGACtaataaataagataaattgataaatgaatgaatgggcACCAAGCAATGTCTAGCTGAGGCACCTGAAACCTTATCCAATTGTACAAATGTTATGCAACCTGGTGAAGCAACAGTGTAAAAACAATCCAAAGCTGCCCCTTCTTCTATTATCAAGTGACCATCTTCACCCTTTAACCACCACCAGCTAACAAACCAGTGGCAGGTTTGATGCTGGCCGACTGGTTAGCGTTAAGGCTAGTCAGTAGTGTCAAACTGGCCCACTGACAAGCATGTGGTAGCCTGTAAACGGTGACATCTTAGTAACTTCGATGCCAAATGAGCGGGTGTCTGCACACgaatgcaaataaataatactcGAGGAAAGAGACAGTATGGCTGGCTAGCCAGTTCTTGCAGATATGCACCTAAACAACCCAGCTAACTAGGTTTTTACTCTGCAAGCTACAAGACAAGCCACGCATTTTGGAAATCATGCCATAACATTACTCATACTGAAACCAGGCTTTCAGCTAGCAACCTTAACTAGTAGCATATTTGCTAGCATTGCCAAGAAGGCCCCAAAAACGTTGGTTTCCCATGCAACGACTAAAGACATGgtaataaacatgtatttgagATTTAGCATGCCACATACCGAGAAGAAGTAATTTCAGCTCTCTCCTGGAGTCTCGCTTGTCTCGGCGGAGTTGTTTGTCAATTTCTGCATTGATTCGTTTCGACTCCTTCGCCTCTTCGCTCAGGCAGCAAGCCATCATGGACTCCAGAGTCATCCCCTCTTAGTTTTGGTTAGCCCGGTTAAGACGGGACCCAACACACGGTTTCAGTTTATCCCGAATCCCCGGTCCTCGCTTCGATCTCAGGCGGAGGAGGTGGTCTGTCAGGgctggacggatggatggacgggACTGGGGGAGGGGAGACTAGCTAGGGGCCTCGCTGTCAAGTTGTCCCCCCAGCCGAGAACTGCGACTTCACCCGGGTGTTCTCGGCAAATCACGGGAGATTCGGACAGGGGAGGGAGTCAAGAACCGTTGGGGCCTCCCCGAGATGCTCTGCCTTAATACAGCTAATGTTAAAATTACTGCAACTGCCGCAGATTAGCCACTTAATACCTAGATTATATCATTAACCCCCTGTTGTCACTTGGTGGTCCAATTATATATTTTCGTCTGTCAGTGGTCCAATTCTATCTTCACAATCCGCCAAAAGTGGTTCAAAACTGCAGTGTCGCGACATCCAAACGCGTAACAGTTGATTTCTGTGCAGTCTCAccaacgttagctagctagttaacGCTAGAAGAAAAGTAGTAGTCCTTGCTAGTAAGCTAACATTAAGAGAGATAACCGTTATTGCACTAATCAACGCCGCAGCAATGCGTCCGTTTTCTAAATAACTACATTAGATAATGTTGGCTAAATTACACGTAACGGCTATAAGAGCAGCCTTGCTAGCCCGTTAGCTCACTTAACAACGCCTCAGCTAATGTTGTGTCAACCCGCAGTGATTGAAACAGCAAGCTGGTTGAAGGAATTTGTCCGCCTAGCTAGCGATAGCAGGGCAGCACCCCATCACGCCCTGCCTCATTTTCACGGTAAAATATGAGGCTACTACCACAGCCTGAAAGAGAGGATAAATGCGTGCCGGACCGGCGGCTTTTGCCAGAAATGTATTCGCTGCAAACAGCTGGCTTTCGGGTATCTCGTCGCTGGAACAAGGTCGGCACACACACCAGTCTGATGCCAagcaaggaggaggagaaaccGGGGTGTTGAGTGACAGACGGAGGCTTGCATGAAACAGGTTTGTGACAGACCAATTGAATGGACGAGGCGGGTCCTCGGGGTGGGATCCGACTGTGAGCAAGCACACAAGTTAGGTCGTTGTGAAGATGCAAAATCCAATATGTATGAATAAGAAAGCAGTTTTATAGTACCAATGCATGTGCGATCATTGCTAAATTGAGTCCATCACCTGCTGCACAGTCTTCCACACTACTGAGAAAGGGTTGTGCAACATGGTAACTGATCATGAAGAGAGAAGGCATTTCAATAAGTATATAATTCCCATCAATTCACCAATAAGCTGCAGTGTAATGCAAGCAGCATCAGAGAAGACAAAGTATTAGCGATGAACGTGATGGGCGTGTGCTGTGGTAGCAGTGACATCTTGTGGCCTTAGATTTAAGTTGTATGTTACACCTGTTCACAATGTATTCACTCAATAAATCCATTGGTTTCCAGGAATTACATTCTCCTACAATTGTGTACTTAAGGGTGCcaccaaaacaaagagatgcCTAAATCAAGTGTGTCCCCCCCACATGGATGTATTATGATTTTAGGACATCTCTTGATTTGAGGTCTACATTGTCAGACTTATTTCCAGTCACTCTTAGCTTTACTTTGTCCATCTCTGGTTCATTTAGGTTCAACTATGGTTTGACATCAATGCTGACATCGCCACACTTTAACATGCCTGGTTATAGGTGGTATAAAGATACATGTTAACAACCACTGAGACtaaaaatatactgtaatagCACAAGTACAAATGTTTACGAGGATTTCAAACAGTGGTGGAGAAGGTATTCAGagcctttacttaagtaaaagtaataccACAAGTAATAgccctgcattgaaaatgttacgtaaaagtatgcaagtataatcaggaaaatctACTTTAAGGataaaaagtagaaaaatgTCCCTTGTGGCtgttatactgttatatattatatcattagattagTATTACTTGtgtattaatgtaaaagcaggatattactgttgtagttggttGAGGTAGAACTCATTTTTAACTAATCATTTTTTTCATTATGGatgaatctgctgattattttctccattaattgattatttggTTGGTTTATAAAACatagtgaaaataaaacaatttccCAGAGCCAAAATGACATCTTGACAATGTTGgttttgtccaaccaaaagtccaaacctcaacattattactaatacataacaatctttaacattattattattataaagtgaaaagcatcaaatcttcacatttgctAATTTACATGAAAAATGATCTAAAAACcctcaaaatagttgccaattaattttctgttatTCGACCAGctgattaatcaactaatcactTACTTGGATATATTCACAGGTACAgtagttttattaaaaacaaaacatcacatttcataaactcttaaaatgtaaaatgcagtGAAGTATAATggacaatatttccctctgagtggagttgaagtataaagtggcatgaAAATGTgcacttaagtaaatgtacttagttaccttCCACCACTGTGTTCAATAACATTAGTCTTCATGTGTAGGAAGCTTTTTAATTATTCTGCTCTTAAAAGATAGTCACAGAAGAGGTGTCGGACCTCCTCAGCATGACTTTGGTCAATGCTGGTTGAGGGGAGCTGCTTGTGGCTGGGCTGAGGGCTCTCTGCCGCGGCCACCTCCACCTGCCACTCCGCCTTGAAGGTGTCCCCGTGGGACTCGCACACGTTGTGTAGAAGGCAGCAAGCTAGAATCATGGTGGGCACCACGTCCAGTCCACAGTCGTTCCTCTTGCTCAGACACTGCCAGCGTGCCCTCAGCCTTAGCAGAGCCTCCTCAGATACACGCAGCGCTCTGGTGAGCCGCCGATTAAAGAGCCGCTGTGGCTCGGTCAGCGCTGTGTGACTGGTCCTCCTGCCCTTTTCCTCAGGATAGGCCTTCATTAGCCAGCTCTGGAGAGGGTAGCATGCCTCTCCCAGCAGCACATACCTAGACACAACAGACGGTTTTCAGTCAGTTACAGCACACACCTGCAGATTTCCTAAAATGCTGTTTCAACGTCGACAGATGAGTGACTGGATTAAGACCTTATAAAGATTTACTTCTTTCCTCAAGGTGGAAATGTGCCTACATTGTCCttgaaggaatacttcacccaccaaaatgaccatttgtattgCAGTTACTTGCCCTGCGTTGCCTGGACTTCTTGAATCCTTATTCTACGGTGAATGAAGAATAACAAAAACGGGAAAGCCTGTACAAGTGTGACACTGTTTATGCAAAAGTGTTACatagtaaggttttagcaatgtttttgggaagtagtgagcgtaCGTCTGGATGAAGAGAGATTGTAAAGAGATGTAtcgatatagttttgctgttgttacaCGCGGCCTCCATTTACTTCAGTTCATCAAGAGTTTTCTCAGCTTTTTAAATCTTCGTTCACCGTGTAGGCAATGCGAGAAAAGGTTGTCATGCTGTTGACTTCAACTTTACCGGAGTGGTTTTCCCATGAAGATAGGTGGCAGGGCAGGCGACAGTCCGCCCTCTGCAGTAGTAGCCCACAGCGATGAGTTCTGGAAGATGTCAACTGGGTCCGTCCCACCTGGGAAACTGGCACATACATCCCAGAATTGCCCCCGGCCACTAACAGCCACCTCAAACaccaaagagacagaaagaggcacTAAGTCTACATCTGGAAACAAGCGAACATGTATTTTCAGCAGCAGATATGGGAACACTCTCTACCTGAGACAGCACTGAGAGCCAGCCAGCGGGGTTGGCATAGTCAGACGCGTTGTTTGATGGCGTGATGATGGCTGTGTGGAGCGTTGCTATGGCAGCGACGCAGTGAGGGAAGCCCCAATTGGACAGGAAGAGCTGGGCTGaatcctccagctcctgctcaCTGGGGGAGCGCAGGTAGATAGAGCTGAGGAGCGCCACGATGGCGTGACACATGTCCCTAACACACCTGCACACGGTGGATTTCCCCACACCAAACAGAGTGCTGATGGTGCGGTATTCAATGTTCGACGCCAGGCGCCACAGAGCAACTGCTACGCGTTTTTCCACCGGCAGCGCCAGCCTGAAGCTGGTGTCCTGGCGAGCCAGACGGGGCCTCAGCTTGTCACAGAGGTAGAAGAACGTCTCCCGGCTCATACGGAACTTATCCAGCCAATCAG
Encoded here:
- the LOC115027450 gene encoding protein ANTAGONIST OF LIKE HETEROCHROMATIN PROTEIN 1, giving the protein MEEEEQLRPFMFLMSYMLLKRRRDLNNANIQRRNEIQRRIRHRQYFFQRQRRMLMMMIAGGIRSNVRIRTRPWTTTTNTDWWERVVMTEFQPSDWLDKFRMSRETFFYLCDKLRPRLARQDTSFRLALPVEKRVAVALWRLASNIEYRTISTLFGVGKSTVCRCVRDMCHAIVALLSSIYLRSPSEQELEDSAQLFLSNWGFPHCVAAIATLHTAIITPSNNASDYANPAGWLSVLSQVAVSGRGQFWDVCASFPGGTDPVDIFQNSSLWATTAEGGLSPALPPIFMGKPLRYVLLGEACYPLQSWLMKAYPEEKGRRTSHTALTEPQRLFNRRLTRALRVSEEALLRLRARWQCLSKRNDCGLDVVPTMILACCLLHNVCESHGDTFKAEWQVEVAAAESPQPSHKQLPSTSIDQSHAEEVRHLFCDYLLRAE